From a single Chlamydia muridarum str. Nigg genomic region:
- the dnaE gene encoding DNA polymerase III subunit alpha, with the protein MTWIPLHCHSQYSILDATCSIKKFVAKAVEYHIPALALTDHGNLFGAVDFYKTCKQNAIKPIIGCELYVAPSSRFDKKKERKSQVANHLILLCKDEEGYRNLCLLSSLAYTEGFYYFPRIDRELLKQHSKGLICLSACLSGSIAQAALESEEALEKDLLWYQDLFQEDFFSEVQLHKSSEEKIALFEEEWLRQNYYQFIEKQLKVKDAVLTVSKRLGISSVATNDIHYLDPDDWLAHEILLNVQSREPIRTAKQNTYVPNPKRKTYPSREFYFKSPQEMAELFADHPETISNTLIVADRCNLELDFVTKHYPIYVPEDLQKKGSYSEEERYNASSAFLEQLCEQGLKTKYTPELLGHIAQKFPEKDPLTVVKERLSLESTIIISKGMCDYLLIVWDIINWAKDHGIPVGPGRGSGAGSVMLFLLGITEIEPIRFDLFFERFINPERLSYPDIDIDICMIGREKVINYAIERHGKENVAQIITFGTMKAKMAIKDVGRTLDTPLSKVNLIAKKIPDLNATIASALESDPDLRQLYIDDAEAAEIIDMAKKLEGSIRNTGVHAAGVIICGDPLTNHIPICVPKDSSMISTQYSMKPVESVGMLKVDFLGLKTLTSIHVATKAIYKKTGILLQAATLPLNDRNTFSLLHQGKTMGIFQMESRGMQELAKNLRPDAFEEIIAIGALYRPGPMDMIPSFINRKHGKENIEYDHPLMEPILKETFGIMVYQEQVMQIAGSLAKYSLGEGDVLRRAMGKKDHEQMVKEREKFCSRASANGIDPSIATTIFDKMEKFASYGFNKSHAAAYGLITYTTAYLKANYPKEWLAALLTCDYDDIEKVGKLIQEAHSMNIPVLPPDINESGQDFEATQEGIRFSLGAVKGVGVSIVDSIVEEREKNGPYRSLQDFVQRSDFKKVTKKQLESLVDAGSFNCFEPNKDLAIAILNDLYDTFSREKKEAATGVLTFFSLNSMTKDPVKVTISPENIVRRSDKELLKREKELLGVYLTAHPMDAVKHLLPFLSVVQSKDFEGLPHGSVVRTVFLIDKVTTKISSVEHKKFALLQVSDEEDSYELPIWSDMYAEYQDLLEEDRLIYAILTIDRRSDSLRLSCRWMRDLSSVNDTVITECDEVYDRLKNQKIYSSTKKSTGGQSQAMVKKEEPKAIPPVTISLDLNRLRHSHLFTLKGLIRKYSGSRALSLVFTKDNQRIASISPDSDFFVTEDISAFLQEIETTDIPARILATAV; encoded by the coding sequence TTGACCTGGATTCCTTTACATTGTCACTCTCAATACTCCATTCTGGATGCAACGTGCTCAATCAAAAAGTTTGTTGCTAAAGCTGTGGAGTATCACATTCCCGCGCTCGCTCTTACCGATCACGGGAATTTGTTTGGAGCAGTCGATTTTTATAAAACCTGTAAACAAAACGCTATTAAACCTATCATTGGCTGCGAACTATACGTCGCTCCTTCTTCTCGATTTGATAAAAAGAAAGAAAGAAAAAGCCAGGTGGCCAATCACCTTATCCTACTCTGCAAAGATGAAGAGGGATACCGCAACCTTTGCTTACTTTCCTCTTTAGCTTACACTGAAGGCTTCTACTATTTCCCTCGCATTGATAGAGAACTTTTGAAGCAGCATTCAAAGGGATTGATCTGTTTATCAGCCTGTCTGTCGGGGTCTATTGCTCAAGCAGCATTGGAATCTGAAGAAGCTTTAGAGAAAGATCTTTTATGGTATCAAGATCTTTTCCAAGAAGATTTTTTTAGTGAAGTGCAGCTTCACAAATCTTCGGAAGAAAAAATTGCACTTTTTGAAGAAGAGTGGTTAAGGCAAAACTACTACCAATTCATTGAAAAACAACTCAAAGTTAAAGATGCGGTTTTAACAGTATCTAAACGTCTTGGAATTTCTTCGGTTGCCACCAATGATATCCACTATTTGGATCCAGACGATTGGCTTGCACATGAAATTTTGCTAAACGTGCAATCCAGAGAACCTATTCGAACAGCGAAACAAAATACTTACGTTCCCAATCCTAAACGGAAAACGTATCCCAGTAGGGAATTTTATTTCAAATCTCCCCAGGAGATGGCCGAACTATTCGCAGACCATCCAGAAACTATTTCCAATACTTTGATCGTTGCTGATCGTTGTAACTTGGAACTCGACTTTGTTACTAAACATTATCCTATTTACGTCCCAGAAGATTTACAAAAAAAAGGCTCCTACTCTGAAGAAGAACGCTATAACGCATCTTCTGCTTTTTTAGAACAACTGTGCGAGCAAGGGCTCAAAACCAAATACACTCCAGAACTTTTAGGACATATCGCACAAAAATTCCCAGAGAAAGACCCTCTTACGGTAGTTAAAGAACGACTCAGTCTAGAATCAACTATCATTATATCCAAAGGGATGTGCGACTATTTGCTTATAGTTTGGGATATTATTAATTGGGCGAAAGACCATGGAATCCCCGTCGGCCCAGGCCGAGGCTCTGGAGCTGGTTCCGTTATGCTCTTTCTCTTAGGGATAACCGAAATCGAACCCATTCGCTTTGATCTCTTCTTCGAACGATTCATTAACCCCGAACGATTATCCTATCCAGATATCGATATCGATATCTGTATGATTGGACGAGAAAAAGTCATTAACTATGCGATAGAGCGTCATGGGAAAGAAAATGTGGCCCAAATTATTACATTTGGCACCATGAAAGCTAAAATGGCTATCAAAGATGTTGGAAGAACTCTAGATACTCCCCTATCTAAAGTGAATCTCATTGCTAAGAAAATTCCAGATCTCAATGCTACCATTGCTTCCGCATTAGAGTCTGATCCTGATTTACGGCAACTCTATATAGACGATGCGGAAGCAGCAGAAATCATTGATATGGCGAAAAAGCTAGAGGGCTCTATCCGCAATACCGGAGTACATGCTGCGGGAGTCATCATCTGTGGGGATCCACTCACCAATCATATTCCGATTTGCGTGCCTAAAGACTCTTCGATGATTTCTACGCAGTATTCTATGAAGCCTGTCGAAAGTGTTGGCATGCTTAAAGTGGATTTTTTAGGTTTAAAAACCCTAACAAGTATTCACGTTGCTACAAAAGCGATCTACAAAAAAACCGGCATTTTACTACAAGCTGCAACCCTTCCGTTAAACGACCGCAATACATTTTCTCTCCTTCATCAAGGAAAAACCATGGGAATCTTCCAAATGGAATCTCGTGGGATGCAGGAACTTGCTAAAAACTTACGCCCTGATGCTTTTGAAGAAATCATAGCTATTGGGGCTCTCTATCGCCCCGGACCTATGGATATGATTCCATCATTTATCAATAGGAAACATGGGAAAGAAAATATTGAGTACGACCACCCCTTAATGGAGCCTATCCTGAAAGAAACTTTTGGGATTATGGTTTACCAAGAGCAAGTCATGCAAATTGCAGGATCATTAGCAAAATACTCCCTAGGAGAAGGGGATGTTTTACGTCGAGCCATGGGGAAAAAAGACCACGAACAAATGGTCAAAGAACGTGAAAAATTTTGCTCAAGAGCATCCGCCAATGGCATTGATCCTTCCATAGCCACGACTATTTTCGATAAAATGGAAAAATTTGCGTCCTATGGATTTAACAAATCTCATGCCGCTGCTTATGGGCTCATAACCTACACAACAGCCTATCTTAAAGCAAATTATCCAAAAGAATGGCTCGCAGCTCTTCTTACCTGCGATTACGATGACATTGAGAAAGTTGGGAAACTCATTCAAGAAGCTCATAGCATGAATATTCCCGTCCTTCCCCCTGACATTAATGAGTCCGGCCAAGACTTCGAAGCAACACAAGAAGGCATTCGTTTTTCACTAGGAGCTGTCAAAGGCGTAGGCGTGAGCATTGTGGACAGCATCGTTGAGGAGCGAGAAAAAAATGGCCCTTATCGAAGTTTGCAGGATTTTGTACAACGATCTGATTTTAAAAAAGTTACCAAAAAACAGCTTGAATCCCTAGTCGATGCAGGAAGTTTTAATTGCTTTGAACCTAATAAGGACCTAGCTATAGCTATACTTAATGATCTGTATGATACTTTCTCCAGAGAGAAAAAAGAAGCTGCAACAGGAGTTCTCACCTTCTTCTCTCTTAATAGCATGACTAAAGATCCTGTCAAAGTAACTATCTCTCCCGAAAATATTGTTCGACGTTCAGACAAAGAATTATTAAAACGAGAAAAAGAATTACTTGGAGTCTATTTAACTGCTCATCCTATGGACGCAGTTAAGCACTTACTTCCATTTTTATCTGTAGTTCAGTCAAAAGATTTTGAAGGACTACCACATGGATCTGTTGTTCGAACTGTCTTTTTAATTGATAAAGTCACAACTAAGATTTCCTCTGTAGAACACAAAAAATTTGCGCTTCTACAAGTTAGTGATGAAGAAGATTCCTATGAACTTCCGATTTGGTCTGATATGTATGCAGAATACCAGGATCTATTGGAAGAAGACCGTCTTATCTATGCAATTTTAACTATAGATCGACGTAGTGATTCCCTCCGGCTCTCCTGCCGCTGGATGAGGGACTTATCCTCTGTTAATGATACAGTCATAACAGAATGCGATGAGGTTTATGATAGACTCAAAAATCAAAAAATATACTCTTCAACAAAAAAATCAACTGGAGGGCAATCGCAAGCAATGGTGAAAAAAGAAGAACCTAAGGCGATCCCGCCAGTAACCATCTCTTTAGATTTAAATAGACTACGTCACAGCCACTTATTCACTCTAAAAGGACTTATACGTAAGTACTCGGGATCACGCGCGCTCTCTCTTGTGTTCACAAAAGATAACCAACGGATTGCCTCAATTTCTCCGGATTCCGATTTTTTTGTTACAGAAGATATCTCAGCCTTCCTTCAAGAAATTGAAACAACAGACATCCCTGCTCGTATTCTAGCTACTGCTGTATAA
- the upp gene encoding uracil phosphoribosyltransferase → MKTILATLCLILCASCCSKGACETRIKHTFSEKKFQKYSPVPKHPLSEQTHLYAKSCSIELEQTQLPTSTLTRYVSSTPTDSLSSKPLAAVYVLSHPLIQHKASLLRNKNTKSKIFRECLKEISLGVCYEATRDLALKNISIQTPLMQAECPHLTGTKIVVIPVLRAGLGMVDGFLALVPNAKVGLIGMSRNHETFQPSSYCCKLPEDIADCHVFIVDPMLATGGSASATIQLVKEHGAKNITLLNVLAVPEGIERIQKDHPDVTIYVASLDEKLNESAYILPGLGDAGDRLCGTSNPS, encoded by the coding sequence ATGAAAACTATTCTCGCTACTTTATGCCTAATCTTATGCGCTTCCTGCTGTTCAAAAGGAGCTTGCGAAACTCGCATCAAACACACTTTTTCAGAAAAAAAATTTCAAAAATACTCTCCCGTTCCTAAACACCCTTTGTCTGAGCAAACCCACCTGTATGCTAAATCGTGTTCTATAGAACTAGAACAGACGCAACTTCCTACAAGTACCCTCACACGTTACGTCTCTTCGACCCCTACTGATTCTTTGTCTTCTAAACCTTTAGCAGCAGTCTATGTACTAAGCCACCCTCTGATACAGCATAAAGCTTCGCTTCTTCGGAATAAAAACACGAAGTCTAAAATATTCCGTGAATGCCTAAAAGAAATCTCTTTAGGCGTTTGCTATGAAGCAACCCGCGATCTCGCCCTTAAAAATATCTCTATTCAAACCCCCTTAATGCAAGCAGAATGCCCTCATCTTACTGGGACTAAAATTGTTGTTATTCCAGTATTAAGAGCTGGACTCGGAATGGTGGATGGATTCCTTGCTCTGGTTCCTAATGCTAAAGTAGGACTTATTGGCATGAGTCGAAATCACGAGACATTCCAACCCTCTTCCTACTGTTGCAAACTACCTGAAGACATTGCTGACTGCCACGTGTTTATCGTTGATCCCATGTTAGCAACTGGTGGATCGGCTTCAGCAACTATTCAACTAGTGAAGGAACATGGCGCTAAAAACATTACTCTACTCAATGTTTTAGCAGTGCCCGAAGGAATCGAACGCATTCAAAAAGATCACCCTGATGTAACTATCTATGTAGCCTCTCTCGATGAAAAATTGAATGAATCCGCTTATATTCTTCCTGGATTAGGTGATGCCGGAGATCGTCTCTGTGGGACATCCAATCCATCCTAA
- a CDS encoding tetratricopeptide repeat protein, giving the protein MRVILRALCLFLLLPCGCYARVPTFEPFLGSMAPKKYTPKYSPELYFEKGDHYFQAKKFKQALLCFGMITHHFPEHALRPKAQFLTGICYLEMGHPDLADKALTQYQELSDTEYSEQLFSIKYSIAQSFANGKRKNIVALEGFPKLLKADTDALRIFDEIVTASSDVDLKADALYSKGALLFAQKEYSEAIKTLKKVSLQFPSHSLSPKAFSLIAKIYCLQALQEPYNEQYLQDARANAAALRKQHPNHPSNSEVANYIHRMCEAYASCLYSTGRFYEKKRKASSAKMYYSIALESFPETSYVAKCNKRLERLSKQIS; this is encoded by the coding sequence ATGAGAGTCATTTTAAGAGCACTTTGCTTGTTTCTTTTGTTGCCTTGCGGTTGTTATGCACGAGTGCCTACTTTTGAACCTTTCTTAGGTTCCATGGCTCCCAAAAAATATACTCCCAAGTATTCTCCGGAACTCTATTTCGAAAAGGGAGATCACTATTTTCAGGCTAAAAAATTTAAACAAGCCCTCCTTTGTTTTGGGATGATAACACATCATTTTCCGGAGCACGCTCTACGTCCTAAAGCACAATTTCTTACTGGGATTTGTTATCTCGAAATGGGACACCCAGATTTGGCAGATAAGGCATTAACACAATATCAAGAGCTCTCCGACACAGAATACTCAGAACAATTATTCTCTATTAAGTATTCTATCGCACAAAGTTTCGCTAACGGGAAGCGCAAAAATATTGTCGCTTTAGAGGGTTTTCCTAAGTTATTGAAAGCTGATACAGATGCTTTACGTATTTTCGATGAAATTGTTACAGCTTCTTCTGATGTGGACCTTAAAGCTGATGCTCTCTACTCAAAAGGAGCTCTTTTATTCGCTCAGAAGGAGTACTCTGAAGCCATCAAAACTTTAAAAAAGGTCTCTCTTCAGTTTCCTTCTCATTCTCTTTCCCCTAAGGCATTCTCTCTCATTGCAAAAATTTACTGCTTACAAGCCTTGCAAGAGCCTTACAACGAACAATACCTACAAGATGCCCGAGCGAACGCTGCAGCTTTACGAAAACAACATCCTAATCATCCTAGCAATTCAGAAGTGGCGAACTATATCCACCGTATGTGTGAAGCATATGCTTCTTGCTTGTATTCTACTGGGCGCTTTTACGAGAAAAAGCGAAAGGCCTCTTCTGCAAAAATGTATTACTCGATAGCATTGGAGAGTTTTCCAGAAACCTCTTATGTCGCTAAATGTAACAAACGATTGGAGCGGCTCTCTAAACAAATTAGTTAA